The following coding sequences are from one Candidatus Endomicrobium procryptotermitis window:
- a CDS encoding phage major capsid protein codes for MRDLIVATLNAYSDTLFDNVLEHNALLNRLKAGSNTTLLDGGDEIEEDLMYAENSTFKWYSGFELLEVTANPVLTAAKFAWKQANANVVISGEEIRKNADSKTRKHNLLKARISVCEKTMQNKIGASLFSDGTGSSGKELTGLQALISDNPSTGVVGGIDRAAYPFWRNQVYSFNAEQGISVGTLPTGQEFIQGLDELVLRCTRGTDTPQMIVMDKVYFSIYKTYLQSIKRITVDVKGDAGFKTLEYEGTPVFFDPYVPTQHAYTLNLDYLFFKAHKDANFKLDSERLPYNQDAEVYPMLFMGNLTMGNANLQGVLKS; via the coding sequence ATGAGAGATTTAATTGTTGCAACACTTAACGCATATTCAGATACTTTATTTGATAATGTGCTTGAACATAATGCATTACTTAACAGACTTAAAGCAGGTAGTAATACAACGCTTCTTGACGGAGGAGATGAAATAGAAGAAGACCTTATGTATGCTGAGAACTCAACGTTTAAATGGTATTCAGGTTTTGAACTCCTTGAAGTTACAGCTAACCCCGTATTGACTGCCGCTAAATTTGCGTGGAAACAGGCAAATGCAAATGTTGTAATTTCAGGAGAAGAAATTCGTAAAAATGCAGATTCTAAAACTAGGAAACATAATTTGTTAAAAGCTAGAATTTCTGTTTGCGAAAAAACTATGCAGAATAAAATCGGCGCTTCTTTATTTTCTGATGGTACGGGTTCGTCCGGTAAAGAGCTTACAGGGTTACAGGCTTTAATAAGTGATAACCCTTCAACCGGAGTTGTCGGCGGTATTGACCGGGCCGCTTATCCATTTTGGAGAAATCAAGTATATTCATTTAATGCAGAACAGGGTATATCCGTCGGGACACTTCCAACAGGACAGGAGTTCATTCAGGGGCTTGACGAACTCGTCTTAAGATGCACCAGAGGTACAGATACACCTCAAATGATTGTTATGGATAAAGTATATTTTTCAATATATAAAACTTATCTGCAATCAATAAAACGTATTACTGTAGATGTTAAAGGCGACGCCGGTTTTAAAACTCTGGAATATGAAGGAACTCCCGTGTTTTTTGATCCATATGTTCCCACCCAGCATGCTTATACACTTAATCTCGATTATTTGTTCTTTAAAGCTCATAAAGATGCAAATTTTAAACTGGACAGCGAAAGACTTCCATATAATCAAGACGCTGAAGTATATCCAATGCTGTTCATGGGTAATCTAACTATGGGAAATGCTAATTTACAGGGAGTTTTAAAGTCCTAG